A window of the Trichoderma asperellum chromosome 6, complete sequence genome harbors these coding sequences:
- a CDS encoding uncharacterized protein (MEROPS:MER0003537), giving the protein MQQPSVSSGEVDFYIPSIGKPCKTFYIIYGDPKTRRPLVCAHGGPGAGHAYLKSFASLTADYSIPVILYDQIGCGNSTLLPETIGDINFWTVDLFMAELDNLLKALNVEDDYDFLGQSWGTILGSEYIISRQPKGMKHYIISNGVASGKLFGEATRKLISELPQESRDMILKHESSKTYDDPEFQEASMVFYKRHVCRLDDWPEDLMQSLNLLDLHNNPTVYLTMNGPSEFTMVGPLKDYSAVGRLHMVNVPTLIMNGEFDETTDSVNMPFFIEIPKVRWVTISNASHMPWLEDPDRYFSVLANFLLS; this is encoded by the exons ATGCAGCAACCAAGCGTCTCCTCTGGTGAAGTCGATTTCTATATCCCTTCTATTGGAAAACCATGTAAAACATTCTATATTATCTATGGCGACCCCAAGACTCGGCGGCCACTCGTCTGCGCGCATGGTGGCCCCGGCGCTGGTCATGCCTACTTGAAGTCGTTTGCATCTTTGACAGCCGACTATAGTATTCCTGTTATTCTTTATGACCAAATCGGCTGCGGCAACTCTACTCTCTTACCAGAAACCATAGGTGACATCAACTTCTGGACTGTCGATCTATTCATGGCAGAGCTCGACAATCTCCTGAAAGCATTGAATGTAGAAGATGACTATGATTTCTTGGGGCAATCGTGGGGCACTATATTGGGAAGCGAGTACATAATTTCACGTCAGCCAAAGGGAATGAAGCACTATATTATTTCCAATGGAGTCGCGAGCGGAAAGCTCTTTGGGGAAGCAACCAGGAAACTTATTAGTGAGCTGCCACAAGAATCACGAGATATGATTCTCAAGCACGAAAGTAGTAAGACATACGACGATCCTGAATTTCAAGAAGCGTCAATGGTTTTCTACAAACGACATGTCTGTCGCCTTGATGACTGGCCCGAGGATTTAATGCAGTCGTTGAACTTACTCGACCTACATAATAACCCTACAGTCTATTTAACTAT GAATGGGCCCTCCGAGTTCACAATGGTTGGTCCTTTAAAAGATTATTCGGCGGTTGGACGTTTGCATATGGTCAATGTCCCGACATTGATTATGAATGGAGAATTTGATGAGACTACCGACAGCGTAAATATGCCTTTTTTCATAGAGATCCCAAAGGTCAGATGGGTAACTATTTCAAACGCATCTCATATGCCCTGGCTTGAGGACCCTGATCGATATTTCAGTGTGCTTGCAAATTTCTTGTTATCATAA
- a CDS encoding uncharacterized protein (EggNog:ENOG41) produces the protein MPIGDSTEDIKDAVRKELEGTEYAVSSLTPLSGGTANFIYLAKLHRPLSGGVSKVVLKHGEAYVALHPDFKLEMVRCNIEEEGLRLLAKFPPVISSPYEVGTPKLYHFNPQTSTQIQEYLPNAINLKDYALKNFQGPTVAATESQCLQLGQSLGRWLREFHIWSDQPDNQSLRNLFVKNTAMRNIKKAINYDQLLGRLGMFPAILQEHEETLQQIVAMATAELGDESKLSVIHGDFWTGNILIPNTALGSSQTVPVRVIDWEMAQVGVRAEDLGQVIAELWQLKLYKNIDATLWIIQGFVSGYGKVDSDFMFRVLIHVGAHLLCIGSTTPGWGTPEEGQEIAKAGRDVLLNAWKKDAGAFQGHDLQQLVG, from the exons ATGCCGATAGGAGACAGCACCGAAGACATTAAAGATGCAGTTCGAAAGGAGCTGGAAGGCACAGAATATGCAGTATCATCGCTAACGCCGCTTTCTGGGGGCACTGCAAACTTCATATATCTCGCCAAACTTCACAGGCCTCTGTCAGGAGGTGTAAGCAAAGTCGTACTAAAACACGGAGAAGCATATGTTGCCCTGCACCCTGACTTCAAGCTGGAAATGGTTCGCTGC aacattgaagaagaaggcctgAGACTCCTCGCAAAATTTCCACCCGTCATCTCATCGCCATATGAGGTCGGAACGCCGAAGTTATACCATTTTAACCCCCAAACCAGCACACAGATCCAGGAATATTTACCCAACGCAATCAACCTAAAAGATTATGCTCTTAAAAATTTCCAAGGACCTACCGTTGCAGCTACCGAATCGCAATGCTTGCAGCTGGGACAGAGTCTTGGCCGATGGCTGCGAGAATTCCACATATGGAGTGATCAGCCTGACAACCAGAGCTTGCGTAACCTGTTTGTCAAGAATACAGCCATGAggaatattaaaaaggctattaattaCGACCAGCTGCTTGGGAGGTTGGGCATGTTTCCTGCCATCTTACAGGAGCATGAGGAGACTTTGCAGCAAATTGTAGCCATGGCTACTGCTGAGCTCGGAGACGAGAGCAAGCTGAGTGTTATTCACGGCGATTTTTGGACTGGAAA tattttgATACCAAATACTGCTCTTGGCAGCAGTCAGACAGTTCCCGTCCGGGTTATTGACTGGGAAATGGCACAGGTTGGCGTACGGGCTGAAGATCTCGGCCAGGTTATCGCTGAGCTGTGGCAATTAAAGCTTTACAAAAATATAGATGCGACTTTGTGGATCATTCAAGGTTTTGTAAGCGGATATGGCAAGGTCGATAGCGATTTCATGTTTCGAGTACTGATTCATGTTGGCGCTCATTTGTTATGTATCGGATCAACAACGCCAGGCTGGGGAACcccagaagaagggcaagagaTTGCCAAGGCTGGAAGAGATGTCTTACTCAATGCTTGGAAAAAAGACGCAGGAGCATTCCAAGGACATGACCTCCAACAACTTGTGGGTtag
- a CDS encoding uncharacterized protein (EggNog:ENOG41~CAZy:GH30~SECRETED:SignalP(1-17)), translated as MKSTFSISLALLGQSSAWTYTPSSGYAANIKINARQTYQTMIGGGCSGAFGVACQQFGALGLSPENQERVTQILFDENIGGLSIVRNDIGSSPGTTILPTCPTTPQGKFNYIWDGSDNCQFNLTKTALKYNPELYVYADAWSAPGCMKTVGTENLGGQICGVRGTNCEHDWRQAYADYLVQYVRFYKEEGIDISLLGAWNEPDFNPFTYESMLSDGFQAKDFLEVLYPTLKKAFPKVDVSCCDATGARQERNILYELQQAGGENFFDIATWHNYQSNPERPFNSGGKPNIQTEWADGTGPWNSTWDYSGQLAEGLQWALYMHNAFVNSDTSGYTHWWCVQDTTGDNALIRLHGNSYEVSSRLWAFAQYFRFARPGSVRVDATSDVENVYVTAYVNKNGTVAIPVINAAHFPYDLTINLEGIKKRKLSEYLTDNNHNVTLQSRYKISGSSLKVTVEPRAMKTFWLE; from the exons ATGAAGTCCACCTTTTCTATTTCCCTAGCTCTACTGGGTCAAAGCTCGGCATGGACCTATACTCCCAGCTCTGGATACGCTGCTAACATCAAAATCAATGCTCGCCAAACTTATCAAACCATGattggcggcggctgctctgGAGCTTTTGGAGTTGCGTGCCAGCAATTCGGAGCTCTAGGACTGTCGCCagaaaatcaagaaagagtGACTCAGATTCTTTTTGATGAAAACATTGGCGGCCTCTCAATCGTGCGAAACGACATTGGTTCGTCCCCTGGAACCACCATTCTTCCAACATGCCCAACAACGCCGCAGGGGAAGTTCAACTACATTTGGGATGGAAGTGATAACTGTCAGTTTAATCTCACTAAAACGGCTCTCAAATATAATCCTGAACTCTATGTCTATGCCGATGCTTGGTCTGCCCCTGGTTGCATGAAAACTGTGGGAACGGAGAACCTGGGCGGGCAAATATGTGGCGTACGAGGTACCAATTGCGAACATGATTGGCGTCAAGCTTACGCAGATTATCTTGTCCAATATGTCAGGTTCTATAAGGAAGAGGGCATTGATATCTCGCTTTTGGGTGCTTGGAACGAGCCTGATTTCAATCCCTTCACTTATGAGAGCATGCTGTCAGATGGATTCCAAGCCAAAGACTTCCTAGAGGTCCTATACCCGACACTGAAGAAAGCTTTTCCTAAAGTAGATGTCAGCTGTTGTGATGCTACCGGCGCAcgacaagagagaaacatCCTTTATGAGCTACAGCAAGCGGGCGGTGAAAATTTCTTTGATATTGCG ACGTGGCACAATTATCAGAGCAATCCTGAGCGTCCATTTAATTCCGGCGGAAAACCGAATATCCAAACAGAATGGGCCGAC GGCACGGGTCCATGGAACAGCACCTGGGATTATAGCGGCCAGCTTGC CGAGGGCCTTCAATGGGCATTATATATGCATAACGCCTTTGTTAATAGCGATACCTCGGGATACACCCACTGGTGGTGTGTGCAGGATACAACCGGCGATAATGCTCTCATTCGACTTCACGGTAATAGTTACGAAGTATCATCTCGACTCTGGGCTTTTGCTCAATACTTTCGATTTGCCAGACCAGGTTCTGTTCGCGTTGATGCCACAAGTGACGTAGAAAATGTCTACGTGACGGCATACGTGAACAAAAATGGTACAGTAGCTATACCTGTTATTAATGCCGCTCACTTCCCATACGATTTGACTATCAATTTGGAGGGgattaaaaagagaaagctcAGTGAGTATCTAACCGATAATAACCATAATGTTACCTTGCAGAGCCGGTACAAaatcagcggcagcagtctTAAGGTGACAGTTGAGCCTAGAGCAATGAAGACATTCTGGCTCGAGTAG
- a CDS encoding uncharacterized protein (EggNog:ENOG41), which produces MSCVGAPLSDDEQDAELSWMLRDMLADGHLVGMVLQMVAITETYRVLVGSVRGMGLLSSSFWGIIDDSQDRIESAGAENDLEFLNRQWLSWVNEEHECRSAWAAFDVEFAEMRLKSAFAKEAYKGRRLLWHAAKVVGIADEYLVSAPSEIIRVFMAYTFIMAYSTYGSRITSTTGDKLPLRLDLPCHEDTARR; this is translated from the exons ATGTCATGCGTGGGGGCGCCATTGTCTGATGATGAGCAAGATGCAGAGCTCTCTTGGATGCTTAGAGATATGCTTGCTGATGGTCACTTGGTCGGTAT GGTGCTGCAGATGGTGGCAATTACCGAAACATATC GTGTCCTGGTTGGAAGCGTGCGAGGCATGGGTCTTCTAAGCTCTTCCTTTTGGGGTATCATCGACGATAGCCAAGACAGAATCGAATCGGCAGGTGCCGAAAACGACCTAGAATTTCTCAATCGCCAATGGCTCTCATGGGTTAATGAAGAACACGAATGCAGGTCGGCTTGGGCTGCGTTTGA CGTAGAATTTGCAGAAATGAGATTGAAGTCTGCGTTTGCCAAAGAGGCTTATAAGGGCCGAAGACTTCTTTGGCACGCTGCAAAAGTTGTTGGCATCGCCGACGAATACCTAGTTTCAGCGCCAAGTGAGATTATTCGCGTCTTTATGGCTTACACCTTTATCATGGCCTACTCTACATATGGGTCACGTATTACAAGTACCACTGGTGACAAATTACCACTTCGGCTGGACCTTCCCTGCCATGAGGATACAGCTCGAAGGTGA
- a CDS encoding uncharacterized protein (TransMembrane:9 (o17-37i49-69o81-101i113-133o181-209i221-239o245-265i277-297o345-364i)~EggNog:ENOG41): MLAEVPSNWLVKRFKPATVLCGECIILGIFTICQGLLHNFAGLVGIRLVIGILEAGLIPGSIFLLSAYYPRYELQWRVSMLHVGNAISNAFGGLLAFAVASIHSSNGWSGWRWIFIIEGLITIFLTLVCWPFINNWPATAKWLKPYEKAVLEERIRVDGIIGRMDVLNRKSVIRCVTDWKVYLSACIIIGIISSVYSCTLFAPTIVQVLKPTYTPRQIQSLVIPIFIAASISTLLFAYISDKLKHRAGIAFSGCVIAITGYIILLNQEHVSVNARYGALYLIASGSFAALPGAWILLLNNVSGSHKTAFAMGMEIGLGNGGGFVASLSFQSKDAPFYWSGFRTTFSLMCMSVGLIFIYVAGLWYENKQKRAGNRDALLTEEGDNLGDAHPEFIYTY; this comes from the exons ATGCTCGCAGAG GTTCCAAGCAATTGGCTGGTTAAACGATTTAAACCGGCAACCGTGCTCTGTGGCGAATGCATCATTCTCG GGATCTTCACAATCTGTCAAGGACTGCTTCACAACTTTGCTGGACTCGTTGGAATACGTCTTGTCATTGGGATCTTAGAAGCGGGACTTATTCCTGGTTCCATCTTTCTGCTGTCAGCATATTATCCACGATATGAGTTACAGTGGCGTGTAAGTATGCTCCATGTTGGCAATGCAATCTCAAATGCCTTTGGTGGGCTTCTGGCGTTCGCAGTAGCAAGCATCCACTCCTCCAATGGATGGAGTGGGTGGAGATGGATCTTCATTATTGAGGGTTTGATCACAATATTCCTTACACTGGTTTGTTGGCCGTTTATAAATAACTGGCCAGCCACGGCAAAATGGCTCAAACCCTACGAAAAAGCTGTTCTCGAAGAACGAATCCGAGTAGATGGTATCATTGGCCGAATGGATGTCTTGAACAGGAAATCTGTGATCAGATGTGTCACGGACTGGAAAGTTTATTTGAG TGCATGTATAATTATCGGCATTATTTCCAGCGTGTACTCGTGCACTTTGTTCGCTCCCACCATTGTCCAGGTTCTCAAGCCGACATATACGCCTCGGCAAATTCAATCTCTAGTGATCCCAATTTTCATCGCAGCGTCAATTAGCACTTTATTATTTGCGTATATCTCTGATAAACTGAAGCATCGCGCAGGTATTGCATTTTCTGGCTGCGTTATTGCCATCACCGGCtacatcatcctcctcaaccAAGAACATGTCTCGGTAAACGCTCGATATGGCGCTTTATATCTAATTGCTTCTGGATCTTTCGCTGCTTTACCTGGTGCATGGATCCTGCTTTTGAACAATGTCTCGGGATCTCATAAGACTGCTTTTGCTATGGGCATGGAGATCGGTCTGGGTAATGGTGGTGGCTTCGTTGCTTCGCTGTCGTTTCAATCCAAAGATGCTCCGTTCTACTGGTCTGGGTTCAGGACTACCTTTTCGCTGATGTGCATGTCAGTGGGGTTGATCTTCATTTATGTCGCTGGGCTTTGGTATGAGAACAAGCAAAAGCGCGCAGGAAACAGAGACGCTCTCCTTACCGAGGAGGGCGATAATTTGGGAGATGCCCATCctgaatttatttatacataCTAA
- a CDS encoding uncharacterized protein (TransMembrane:1 (i12-31o)) encodes MGSVPEREDIHIAIVGGGIGGLALAIGLQQYSHIQVKIYESAAKFSEIGAGVFFGANSIRAMSLIHPAIGEAYAKISTSVGWKSKEDTYFDFILAHDLHGLPAGTPIISPKLNASERHSTAHRAHFVEELIKLIPDDIAEFGKRLTDISRDEGKGKTILKFADGSTSEADAVIGCDGIRSVCREFILGKDSPLSQPTFTGKHAYRGLIPMEKAIAAIGEEKAQNRFMFLGKGGHVLTFPVANGKVMNVVAFSTTKNGIWEGDWIKRMEREAIAADFPEFGQECQKIFSLMENTDNWGIFDLSPEIPTYFSRKLRLLLLGDSAHACAPHQGAGAGQALEDAYILSHVLSICNSSSDLHAAFSGYESVRMPRAKFVQIHGRRQGELLDLQRPDVGDDLEKLKTVIDVPIREIWNCDLVAELDKALVMMQKELNEAKEITPAGTVSG; translated from the exons ATGGGTTCAGTACCGGAACGGGAAGATATTCACATAGCAATCGTGGGGGGAGGGATTGGGGGGCTTGCCCTAGCCATTGGTTTGCAACAATATAGCCATATCCAAGTCAAGATCTACGAGTCTGCTGCAAAGTTTTCTGAGATTGGCG CTGGTGTTTTCTTTGGCGCCAATTCTATCCGCGCTATGAGCTTGATACATCCGGCTATAGGAGAAGCGTATGCGAAGATTTCGACAAGCGTTGGCTGGAAGTCGAAAGAAGACACATACTTTGACTTTATACTCGCACATGACCTTCACGGCTTGCCCGCTGGCACTCCTATCATATCTCCCAAACTCAATGCGTCTGAAAGACATAGCACCGCCCATCGTGCACATTTTGTCGAAGAGCTCATCAAACTTATCCCTGACGATATCGCCGAGTTTGGCAAGAGACTGACCGACATCTCCCGTGATGAGGGCAAAGGGAAAACAATTTTGAAGTTCGCCGATGGCAGCACTTCGGAAGCAGACGCAGTTATTGGATGTGACGGCATTCGATCCGTGTGTCGAGAATTTATATTAGGAAAAGATAGCCCTCTGTCACAGCCGACCTTTACTGGGAAGCACGCATATCGGGGATTGATACCCATGGAGAAGGCTATTGCTGCGATTGGGGAGGAGAAGGCCCAGAATCGATTTATGTTCCTCGGCAAAGGCGGCCATGTTCTTACTTTCCCCGTGGCAAATGGTAAAGTAATGAACGTTGTCGCTTTCAGCACCACCAAGAATGGCATATGGGAAGGAGATTGGATTAAACGAATGGAACGAGAAGCTATAGCAGCGGATTTTCCGGAATTTGGACAAGAATGTCAGAAGATATTCTCG CTAATGGAGAATACCGACAATTGGGGTATATTTGACCTCTCTCCCGAAATCCCGACTTACTTCTCAAGAAAGCTCCGTCTTCTGCTCTTAGGTGATAGCGCACATGCTTGTGCCCCTCACCAGggtgctggcgctggtcaGGCACTGGAAGATGCATATATTCTCTCCCACGTCCTGAGCATTTGTAACTCCTCCTCCGATCTCCACGCTGCATTTAGTGGGTATGAAAGTGTACGCATGCCACGGGCTAAATTTGTCCAAATCCACGGACGTCGACAAGGCGAACTTTTAGATCTGCAGAGACCTGATGTTGGAGATGATTTGGAAAAGTTGAAAACAGTTATAGATGTACCAATCAGAGAAATTTGGAACTGCGATTTGGTTGCCGAATTAGACAAAGCATTGGTAATGATGCAAAAAGAATTAAACGAGGCGAAAGAGATCACTCCGGCTGGAACTGTGAGCGGTTGA
- a CDS encoding uncharacterized protein (TransMembrane:12 (i67-85o105-122i134-154o160-186i198-221o227-250i298-323o335-357i364-382o394-414i426-446o458-481i)~EggNog:ENOG41) yields the protein MHRSTTNSTQQHTPITVMESDAEVAVEKALGLASVAAASATSNVVDVADGLSNAEYRKLIWKLDVHLLPPLFVLWFISLIDRVNIGTARIQGLEKDLGMNPLTNQFNIATVVVFIGLMLAEVPSNWLVKRFKPATVLCGECIILGIFTICQGLLHNFAGLVGIRLVIGILEAGLIPGSIFLLSAYYPRYELQWRVSMLHVGNAISNAFGGLLAFAVASIHSSNGWSGWRWIFIIEGLITIFLTLVCWPFINNWPATAKWLKPYEKAVLEERIRVDGIIGRMDVLNRKSVIRCVTDWKVYLSACIIIGIISSVYSCTLFAPTIVQVLKPTYTPRQIQSLVIPIFIAASISTLLFAYISDKLKHRAGIAFSGCVIAITGYIILLNQEHVSVNARYGALYLIASGSFAALPGAWILLLNNVSGSHKTAFAMGMEIGLGNGGGFVASLSFQSKDAPFYWSGFRTTFSLMCMSVGLIFIYVAGLWYENKQKRAGNRDALLTEEGDNLGDAHPEFIYTY from the exons ATGCACAGGAGTACAACCAACTCAACGCAGCAACATACACCGATCACAGTTATGGAATCGGATGCGGAGGTTGCAGTAGAGAAGGCTTTGGGTTTAGCCTCAGTGGCAGCTGCTTCCGCTACTTCGAATGTTGTTGATGTGGCTGATGGTCTTTCAAATGCAGAGTATCGCAAGCTCATCTGGAAACTAGACGTTCATCTTCTACCGCCGCTATTTGTACTATGGTTCATTTCATTAATTGATCGAGTAAACATTGGAACTGCGAGGATCCAAGGCCTTGAGAAGGATCTTGGCATGAACCCTCTGACCAATCAATTTAACATTGCAACTG tcGTGGTTTTTATTGGACTTATGCTCGCAGAG GTTCCAAGCAATTGGCTGGTTAAACGATTTAAACCGGCAACCGTGCTCTGTGGCGAATGCATCATTCTCG GGATCTTCACAATCTGTCAAGGACTGCTTCACAACTTTGCTGGACTCGTTGGAATACGTCTTGTCATTGGGATCTTAGAAGCGGGACTTATTCCTGGTTCCATCTTTCTGCTGTCAGCATATTATCCACGATATGAGTTACAGTGGCGTGTAAGTATGCTCCATGTTGGCAATGCAATCTCAAATGCCTTTGGTGGGCTTCTGGCGTTCGCAGTAGCAAGCATCCACTCCTCCAATGGATGGAGTGGGTGGAGATGGATCTTCATTATTGAGGGTTTGATCACAATATTCCTTACACTGGTTTGTTGGCCGTTTATAAATAACTGGCCAGCCACGGCAAAATGGCTCAAACCCTACGAAAAAGCTGTTCTCGAAGAACGAATCCGAGTAGATGGTATCATTGGCCGAATGGATGTCTTGAACAGGAAATCTGTGATCAGATGTGTCACGGACTGGAAAGTTTATTTGAG TGCATGTATAATTATCGGCATTATTTCCAGCGTGTACTCGTGCACTTTGTTCGCTCCCACCATTGTCCAGGTTCTCAAGCCGACATATACGCCTCGGCAAATTCAATCTCTAGTGATCCCAATTTTCATCGCAGCGTCAATTAGCACTTTATTATTTGCGTATATCTCTGATAAACTGAAGCATCGCGCAGGTATTGCATTTTCTGGCTGCGTTATTGCCATCACCGGCtacatcatcctcctcaaccAAGAACATGTCTCGGTAAACGCTCGATATGGCGCTTTATATCTAATTGCTTCTGGATCTTTCGCTGCTTTACCTGGTGCATGGATCCTGCTTTTGAACAATGTCTCGGGATCTCATAAGACTGCTTTTGCTATGGGCATGGAGATCGGTCTGGGTAATGGTGGTGGCTTCGTTGCTTCGCTGTCGTTTCAATCCAAAGATGCTCCGTTCTACTGGTCTGGGTTCAGGACTACCTTTTCGCTGATGTGCATGTCAGTGGGGTTGATCTTCATTTATGTCGCTGGGCTTTGGTATGAGAACAAGCAAAAGCGCGCAGGAAACAGAGACGCTCTCCTTACCGAGGAGGGCGATAATTTGGGAGATGCCCATCctgaatttatttatacataCTAA
- a CDS encoding uncharacterized protein (EggNog:ENOG41~MEROPS:MER0210990), producing the protein MSNSLIVLPRPGTSLLDTRQPIHAPNEVDFTAVFGKILPAASYLPTKNGRVAFYELLPSSPSPPDDATAISRVLLVHGVQTPAIGLQPLASALSARFPHAKCILVDLWGHGLTDTPFAAHDAGLFHELLESLFLHLGWENAHVVGYSFGASVTASFAAARPERVASMVLVAPAGFIRQELFDELQKSYLRGGDGLEEPAKEWILDFLEGGQLVVPPDWKETVGRGEVVAEAVRDWEMKNHEGHAASVVAIFRDGGVLDNSAEFARAAEKGIKYLYILGELDDVCSPQDLSDIGVQNFVIIPQVGHAVVREKAPEVAQSIANFWHKIC; encoded by the coding sequence ATGTCAAATAGTCTGATTGTACTTCCCCGCCCTGGGACCTCTTTGTTAGATACGCGACAACCCATACACGCCCCAAACGAGGTCGATTTCACTGCCGTCTTTGGTAAAATACTGCCGGCAGCCTCATACCTGCCTACAAAAAATGGCAGAGTCGCATTTTATGAGCTGCTACCCTCATCTCCCTCGCCACCGGATGACGCGACAGCGATTTCCCGCGTGCTTTTAGTGCATGGTGTCCAGACACCAGCAATCGGCCTACAACCGTTGGCAAGCGCACTCTCGGCGCGTTTTCCACATGCGAAATGCATACTGGTTGACTTGTGGGGCCACGGGCTCACGGACACGCCATTCGCGGCGCACGACGCGGGGCTCTTtcatgagctgctggaatCTTTGTTCTTGCATCTTGGATGGGAAAATGCCCACGTGGTTGGCTATTCTTTTGGAGCATCAGTAACTGCAAGTTTTGCAGCTGCAAGGCCAGAGCGCGTCGCATCTATGGTGCTAGTTGCCCCAGCAGGCTTCATCCGCCAGGAGCTCTTTGATGAGCTACAGAAGAGCTACTTGCGCGGTGGTGACGGGCTGGAAGAGCCGGCAAAAGAATGGATCTTGGATTTTCTAGAAGGAGGGCAGTTAGTTGTCCCTCCAGATTGGAAAGAAACTGTAGGAAGAGGCGAGGTGGTGGCTGAAGCAGTCCGAGACTGGGAGATGAAGAACCACGAAGGCCATGCTGCGAGTGTGGTAGCCATTTTCAGAGATGGCGGGGTTTTGGATAACAGCGCCGAATTTGCCAGAGCGGCCGAGAAGGGTATTAAATATCTATATATCCTTGGAGAGCTCGATGATGTGTGTAGTCCCCAAGATTTATCTGATATTGGGGTTCAAAATTTTGTCATTATTCCTCAGGTTGGACATGCAGTTGTGCGGGAAAAAGCACCAGAGGTCGCTCAGTCAATTGCGAATTTCTGGCATAAGATCTGTTAA
- a CDS encoding uncharacterized protein (EggNog:ENOG41), with the protein MGSVITADNRYLTLALQTPPTSNSGDELAFSSCHFRSQDRLFHSLLADFSPTSPSAPGIFSVSQPVTDEAFTDANGSIPITGETLSLNFLVGAGISSAPDLEPPPALNQEDAGVTDRTVSSYLSQQSTHPTVMGQSRTGVNSPSLQPLDSNCPGEPWPFDQARDSVPHRYSLPSLRDILKSTSIS; encoded by the exons ATGGGCTCTGTAATCACTGCAGATAACAGGTATTTAACACTCGCTCTGCAAACCCCCCCAACATCTAATTCCGGAGATGAGCTTGCTTTCTCATCGTGCCACTTTAGGTCTCAAGATCGACTATTTCATTCCTTGCTGGCGGACTTCTCCCCTACGTCGCCGTCTGCTCCAGGCATATTTAGCGTCTCTCAGCCCGTTACCGACGAAGCGTTTACGGATGCCAACGGCTCCATCCCTATTACCGGCGAAACGTTATCTCTAAATTTCCTA GTTGGCGCGGGCATTTCAAGCGCCCCTGATCTCGAGCCCCCTCCCGCTTTGAACcaagaagatgctggcgtTACGGACAGAACTGTTTCATCATACCTTTCACAGCAGTCCACCCACCCAACAGTCATGGGTCAATCGAGGACCGGGGTTAACAGCCCAAGCCTACAACCGCTTGACTCCAACTGCCCTGGAGAGCCATGGCCATTCGACCAAGCACGAGATTCCGTTCCTCATCGATACTCTCTCCCATCTCTGCGAGACATCCTCAAGAGCACCTCAATCAGTTAA